The Thalassomonas actiniarum genome contains the following window.
GATCATGATTGAATGTTACGACCAGCTTAATCTTGAAGATCTTAAGCGTAACTCTAAACAGGTTTTAGCGGTAAACTATCCCGATAATCCTCTGGTTGCCAACTAAGCCCGGTTTCAGTTTTTCTTTATCAAGCAACTGATGTTCAGTCAGTTGCTTTTTCTCAATCGTTTTCTGCTAACCAGCCAAAATATCTATGTCGCGGCAACTAGATAGCCGATTCATTTTCTTCGCCGGTACGGATACGGATCACCCGGTCAACATCGGTGACAAAAATTTTCCCGTCACCAATTTTTCCCGTTTGCGCCGTCTGGATAATCGCTTCAACACAACGCTCAACATCATCCGCTGCCACAACAATTTCCAGTTTCGCTTTCGGCAAAAAATCCACCATGTATTCAGCACCACGATAAAGCTCAGTATGACCCTTTTGCCGCCCGAAGCCTTTAACTTCAGACACCGTCATACCGGTAATACCTATTTCCCCCAACGCTTCCCTGACATCATCCATTTTAAAAGGTTTAATAATCGCTTCTATTTTTTTCATGGCCTTTTTCCAAAGTTATCTGTTGATAATTAATCTTAACATCCCTGAATCCTTGCGACCAGAAGAGCAAGCTTAGTAATCCAGCAATATTTTCATTCACTTAGTTCAGTTTCACGGTAATAGCATCATACTAAAATCATGAACTATTAACGGCGGTACTGTCCATGTTAGCCGTTAATTTGTTACACTTCCCATTAAATTTAGCTCATTGTGATGTATAACGAGGAAACTCCATGGATCAGCAGTTGATCATTGCAGAAATGAAAGTACTACCTGAAATTGATGTCGACTTCGAAATCAGGCGCCGTATCGACTTTATCAAAAAGCAGCTGGTAAACTCGGGATTAAAAAATCTGGTATTAGGTATCAGTGGCGGTGTTGATTCATCAACCTGTGGCCGCCTGGCCCAGCTTGCGGTTGATGAGCTGAATAAAGAAAAGGGAAATCACTACCAATTTATTGCCGTTCGCCTGCCGTTTGATGTTCAGGCGGATGAAGAAGATGCCCAACTGGCCCTGAGCTTTATTCAGCCAAGCCAGAGCCTGTCAACCAATATCCTTGCCGGGGCTAACGGTATTCACCAGGAAGCCGTCCAGGCCCTGACCGATAACAACCTACTCGATGCCTCGCCTGCAGCCATCGACTTTGCCAAAGGCAACGTCAAAGCCCGTACCCGTATGGTGATGCAATATCATATCGCCGCCCTGGTAGGGGCCCTGGTATTAGGCACAGATCATTCAGCAGAAAATATTACCGGTTTCTTCACTAAGTGGGGTGACGGCGCATGTGATCTGGTGCCACTGTTTGGTCTTTCCAAGCGGCAGGTCAGGCAAATAGCCAAACACCTGGGAGCGCCCGGACTCCTGGTGGATAAAGCCCCTACCGCAGATCTGGAAGAGTTATCTCCGGGGAAAAAAGACGAAGATGCACTGGGCTTAAGCTATCAACAGCTGGACGACTTCCTTGAAGGAAAAGCCGTCACAAAAGAGGTAAGTGATTTGATCATCAGCATCTATAACAAAACCCAACATAAACGTCAGCCGATCCCCACTATCTATGATTAACCCGTTAATAACAGCCAAAGTGGACAACACTTAAACTAGCAGCACGCGCCGTTAACTGTTATACCTAGTAATAAAGCAACCGCCTGGAGTTTATATGCATAGACAAAGTGGCATCACATTATTTGAATTAATGTTTACCGTGGCTATTCTGGGGATATTAACGGCTATTGCCTTGCCGAACTTCGGTAGCTTCACCGCCCAGTTACGGGTTGATAACGAAATATCAGAGTTGCACCGTTTGCTGCTGGTAGCCCGTAACAACGCCATCAACCTGGGACAAAATGTAACCGTATGCCCTTTAAATGCAAGCTCATCCTGTGACGGTGACTGGCAAGAGCAGGTCAGTGTCTTTACCGACAGCAACAATAACCAAAAATATGAAGCGACCTTAAATGAACAGCTTATCAAGGTTAAAGGGGCCGTAAGTAGTGGCGATCTGCTGCAATATTCCCGTGATGCCTTAACTTATACCCCGGCAGGCAGAACAACCGGCTTAGCCACAGGCACCTTTGACTATTGTCCGCACGGATATAATGATTTATCCCGGGGCATCGTTGTCGCCAGCTCCGGCAGGGCCTATGTCTCTTCAGACATAGATAATGACGGCAAAGACGAAAGCCGCAGCGGCAGCGAAATTACCTGCAGTTAAGCCGTTATTATTTAATAACGGCTTCGTCTTTGCCTGCGCCAACGCTTTGATGCTCCGTTAGCGTACGGTAGCGGCATCTAGCTGGTTTGCCTGGCTGCCTTTAAAGCTGCCATGTAAATCCGCACACTCTCTTACCTGATAGATTTTTTGTTTTTTCCTGCTGCCGGTCACGGTTATACGCTTTCCGGTCAGCTTTTTAATCATATTCAGGCCATCATTTTTTTTGGCATTGACAAAATGTATCACTTCCTCGCCGCCAAATAACTCCACATGGCATTTGAGTTCACTTATCTCCTCTTTGGCCGCCTGGGCTGTGCCGGCCAACATGGCAAAGGCCAATAAAAAGCTCATTTTTTTATAAAATATCATACTAGTGCTCCCAACAGCTTTCCGAAGAGGCGGTTTTCACCAAGGCTTCGTCTATAGATAAAGTCGTACAGTCGGCATCAACTTCAGCCTGGTTACCCTTTGCAGTAGCCTTAAGGTCAAAAGTCGTACCGCCGGCACCGACAATGGCGTCTATACTGTAATTTCCTGACTCCGTGATATAAGGATCTGCCGGCGCCCCCAAATCCGTCATATCTGCGGTATAAGTGCGGTTATCGGCAAAAAACTGCTCTTGTAAAAACGCTAACCGGCTCAATTCCCGCTGGGCTTCACTGCGATTGCTCCGCCCGGTCACATCGACATAAGCCGGATAAACCACAGCAGCCAAAATGGTAATAATAGCCATAGTGATCAAAACTTCTATCAAGGTCAGGCCTTTATATTTCCCACTATAATTCATCATTTGGATTCCGCCACATAAAGATAAGTACGCATGGTTTTTAAACTGATGCCATCGGGTGGATCGTCCGGATCACAATCACCATCACAGCAATCATTGACATCACATAAGGTAAGCGTGCCGGCTCCCGAGCCTTCACCGACACCGACAAATAATAAACGGCTATGGGTTTCATC
Protein-coding sequences here:
- a CDS encoding GspH/FimT family pseudopilin; this encodes MHRQSGITLFELMFTVAILGILTAIALPNFGSFTAQLRVDNEISELHRLLLVARNNAINLGQNVTVCPLNASSSCDGDWQEQVSVFTDSNNNQKYEATLNEQLIKVKGAVSSGDLLQYSRDALTYTPAGRTTGLATGTFDYCPHGYNDLSRGIVVASSGRAYVSSDIDNDGKDESRSGSEITCS
- a CDS encoding type IV pilin protein, whose product is MMNYSGKYKGLTLIEVLITMAIITILAAVVYPAYVDVTGRSNRSEAQRELSRLAFLQEQFFADNRTYTADMTDLGAPADPYITESGNYSIDAIVGAGGTTFDLKATAKGNQAEVDADCTTLSIDEALVKTASSESCWEH
- a CDS encoding TapY2 family type IVa secretion system protein, with protein sequence MIFYKKMSFLLAFAMLAGTAQAAKEEISELKCHVELFGGEEVIHFVNAKKNDGLNMIKKLTGKRITVTGSRKKQKIYQVRECADLHGSFKGSQANQLDAATVR
- the nadE gene encoding ammonia-dependent NAD(+) synthetase — translated: MDQQLIIAEMKVLPEIDVDFEIRRRIDFIKKQLVNSGLKNLVLGISGGVDSSTCGRLAQLAVDELNKEKGNHYQFIAVRLPFDVQADEEDAQLALSFIQPSQSLSTNILAGANGIHQEAVQALTDNNLLDASPAAIDFAKGNVKARTRMVMQYHIAALVGALVLGTDHSAENITGFFTKWGDGACDLVPLFGLSKRQVRQIAKHLGAPGLLVDKAPTADLEELSPGKKDEDALGLSYQQLDDFLEGKAVTKEVSDLIISIYNKTQHKRQPIPTIYD
- the glnB gene encoding nitrogen regulatory protein P-II yields the protein MKKIEAIIKPFKMDDVREALGEIGITGMTVSEVKGFGRQKGHTELYRGAEYMVDFLPKAKLEIVVAADDVERCVEAIIQTAQTGKIGDGKIFVTDVDRVIRIRTGEENESAI